One Opitutia bacterium DNA segment encodes these proteins:
- a CDS encoding helix-turn-helix transcriptional regulator translates to MDTTAQSLGSGLKSAREARNLSLRQVEEVTGISNAYLSQLENDKVKKPSPHFLHKLAALYDVPYELLMEYAGYIKRAAEAATEPRTLAAAAFRSQAQLSQAGAALYSQAQLTDEEAAQLLDYLGYLRSKQKTK, encoded by the coding sequence ATGGACACCACCGCGCAATCACTCGGCTCCGGCCTTAAATCAGCCCGAGAGGCACGTAACCTCTCGTTACGGCAAGTCGAAGAGGTGACAGGCATTTCGAACGCTTACCTAAGTCAGTTGGAAAACGACAAAGTGAAGAAGCCTTCGCCCCATTTCCTCCACAAGCTAGCCGCGCTCTACGACGTGCCCTACGAGCTGTTGATGGAGTATGCTGGCTACATCAAACGTGCAGCAGAGGCCGCCACTGAGCCGCGCACCTTGGCCGCCGCGGCGTTTCGCAGCCAAGCGCAGCTCTCTCAAGCCGGCGCGGCCCTTTACAGCCAAGCGCAGCTCACGGATGAGGAAGCCGCGCAACTGCTCGATTACCTCGGCTACCTGCGTTCGAAACAAAAAACTAAATGA
- a CDS encoding ImmA/IrrE family metallo-endopeptidase has protein sequence MRAPALESAAEVEHIVRNLLRESKAWGKFPTPVDDIAAYSKLAIDRGVDLRTIDPGFLPRQLEHLSSALRKILGVIDRRQRKIYLDHSMSSSRKAFVKLHEIGHDVLPWQAINLSYSDDEKTISHEAPELFEREASFFASAALFQLERFDEALKKLPLSFSSVRVLAEQFGGSVHATARRYVERCPKRCALLVFNPPATRTKTCPMPVRNCFESPPFTDDFGRLGVPDVCDSQHPFVQDILRGRRLHEEGTVTLPTARVPSLQLNYHFFNNTYNSFVFMLPPGEAMKSRITIVNRVN, from the coding sequence ATGAGAGCGCCCGCTTTGGAGTCGGCCGCAGAGGTCGAACATATCGTTCGGAACCTGCTGCGGGAGTCCAAGGCATGGGGCAAATTTCCGACGCCGGTCGACGACATCGCTGCTTACAGCAAGCTGGCGATCGACCGAGGCGTTGATCTGCGGACGATCGATCCGGGGTTTCTACCCCGACAACTTGAACATCTGTCGAGCGCGCTGCGGAAGATTCTCGGCGTGATTGATCGTCGGCAGCGAAAAATTTATCTCGACCATTCGATGTCGTCGTCACGAAAGGCCTTCGTGAAACTGCACGAGATTGGCCACGATGTCCTGCCTTGGCAGGCGATCAACCTCAGCTACAGCGACGACGAGAAAACCATTAGCCACGAGGCGCCGGAACTTTTCGAACGCGAGGCGAGCTTCTTCGCCTCCGCAGCCCTGTTCCAACTGGAGCGCTTCGACGAGGCCCTGAAAAAACTCCCATTGTCGTTCAGCTCCGTCCGTGTGCTCGCGGAGCAGTTCGGTGGGTCCGTGCATGCCACCGCGCGCCGCTATGTCGAACGGTGCCCGAAGCGCTGCGCCCTCCTCGTCTTCAATCCCCCGGCGACTCGAACCAAGACCTGTCCGATGCCGGTCCGCAACTGCTTCGAGTCTCCACCCTTCACCGACGATTTCGGTCGGCTCGGTGTGCCCGATGTGTGCGACTCTCAGCATCCTTTCGTGCAGGATATCCTGCGCGGTCGTCGCCTTCACGAAGAGGGCACGGTGACGCTGCCGACGGCTCGCGTGCCGAGCCTCCAGCTGAACTACCACTTCTTCAACAATACCTACAACAGCTTCGTCTTCATGCTGCCACCCGGTGAGGCAATGAAATCGCGCATCACCATCGTGAATCGCGTGAACTAG
- a CDS encoding S8 family serine peptidase — translation MLGIVVGSVAQMDLAPHGSKRGEPSPFSRNGPGPNYVIKPDLVHLGGNIGHAGSPVHGVTSLDVQPRLIDSLGTSFATPLVSRQLAHIFHSITPAPSVTVARAVLTHCARDLRTRQRVPDGEDHYFGFGTPLGVRAALECTPSAMTLVFEEHLRPGYFLEWDDFPYPPSLSTNGRYRGEIAMTLAFPPMRNGDFGAEYCETHIDASFGVFVDGDGEENFKGQVPVEHSRSSELYESYQVKHLRKWAPVRTYYRLLPTGVKGKRWRLKVRLLCRHDVNIAMTAPQPFALILTIGDPAQRAPVYDEMARILHTRFHTQNLTLRPTVRIQTQSGA, via the coding sequence GTGCTCGGCATCGTTGTAGGCTCGGTGGCGCAGATGGACCTCGCCCCGCACGGATCTAAGCGCGGTGAGCCGTCACCATTTTCCCGTAATGGCCCCGGCCCTAATTATGTGATCAAGCCCGACCTCGTTCACCTCGGCGGCAATATCGGGCATGCAGGCAGTCCCGTCCATGGCGTGACCTCGTTGGATGTGCAGCCCCGTTTGATCGACAGTCTTGGAACCAGTTTCGCGACCCCGTTGGTTTCGCGGCAACTCGCCCATATTTTTCACTCGATCACCCCGGCGCCGTCGGTGACCGTCGCTCGCGCGGTCCTGACCCATTGCGCACGAGACCTGCGCACGCGCCAGCGCGTCCCGGACGGCGAGGATCACTATTTTGGGTTCGGCACGCCGCTCGGAGTGCGGGCCGCCCTTGAATGCACGCCCTCCGCCATGACACTGGTGTTCGAGGAGCACTTGCGGCCCGGTTATTTCTTGGAGTGGGACGATTTTCCGTATCCCCCTTCGCTTTCTACGAACGGCCGGTATCGGGGCGAGATTGCCATGACGCTCGCGTTTCCGCCGATGCGCAACGGCGACTTCGGTGCGGAATACTGCGAGACCCACATCGACGCTTCCTTCGGCGTGTTTGTGGATGGCGACGGCGAAGAGAACTTCAAAGGTCAGGTGCCTGTTGAACACTCCCGGTCCAGCGAACTCTACGAATCCTATCAGGTGAAGCACCTGCGGAAATGGGCGCCGGTGCGGACCTACTACCGGCTGTTGCCAACCGGCGTGAAGGGGAAACGCTGGCGCCTCAAGGTCCGGTTGCTCTGCCGTCACGACGTCAATATCGCGATGACTGCGCCGCAACCTTTTGCTCTGATCCTGACTATCGGGGATCCCGCCCAGCGCGCGCCGGTTTACGACGAAATGGCGCGGATTCTTCACACCCGTTTTCACACGCAGAATCTTACTCTGCGGCCGACGGTGCGCATCCAGACCCAGAGCGGGGCCTAG
- a CDS encoding LysR family transcriptional regulator yields MFEDLFANRGLSFDRLRALLEVQEAGSIAQAAPGDPVRQSQYSRQLRELAEFFNVSLTQRRGKELKLSPEGERLAGITRAHFQSLHDLRRECLQQEADYRLAAGDSLLQWLVIPRLPRERVAKLRVRFSTFNLRTHDIIAQLSDGRLDFGLVRADAVTADLESAPLGTLTYRLVVPRALVPAPRASFRQALTSVPLVTQTGDGQFSQRLREIASEAGGELRPRLTCQSFPQSLAAVRGKGHGAVLPAIALHELPAAEVRVIDAPALRRLDRAMALAWHPRVLRLRGQASEVRNLLTRAFAI; encoded by the coding sequence ATGTTTGAGGATCTTTTTGCCAACCGCGGCCTCTCGTTCGATCGGCTGCGCGCGCTCCTCGAGGTGCAGGAGGCCGGCAGCATCGCCCAAGCCGCGCCCGGTGACCCCGTGCGTCAGAGTCAATACAGCCGCCAGCTGCGCGAACTCGCCGAGTTCTTCAACGTCTCGCTCACGCAGCGCCGGGGCAAGGAGCTGAAGCTCTCGCCCGAGGGCGAGCGGCTGGCAGGAATCACGCGGGCGCACTTTCAGTCGCTGCACGACCTGCGCCGCGAGTGCCTACAGCAAGAGGCCGATTACCGACTCGCGGCCGGAGACAGCCTCTTGCAGTGGCTGGTGATCCCGCGGCTTCCGAGAGAGCGCGTTGCCAAATTGCGCGTGCGTTTTTCGACCTTCAACCTACGGACCCACGACATCATTGCCCAGCTCTCGGATGGGCGCCTCGATTTCGGTTTGGTGCGTGCAGATGCCGTCACCGCCGATCTGGAGAGTGCCCCGCTGGGCACGCTGACGTATCGACTGGTGGTGCCGCGAGCCCTCGTGCCCGCGCCCCGCGCCTCGTTCCGCCAAGCCCTGACCTCGGTGCCTTTGGTGACGCAGACCGGCGACGGTCAGTTTTCGCAGCGCCTGCGCGAAATCGCGTCCGAAGCCGGCGGCGAGCTTCGTCCGCGTCTCACCTGCCAGTCCTTCCCTCAGAGCCTCGCCGCCGTGCGGGGCAAAGGGCATGGGGCGGTGCTGCCTGCGATCGCACTGCACGAGTTGCCGGCCGCGGAGGTGCGCGTGATCGATGCGCCTGCCTTGCGGCGGCTGGACCGCGCGATGGCGCTGGCGTGGCATCCGCGCGTGCTGCGGCTGCGCGGACAAGCGAGCGAAGTGCGCAACCTCCTCACCCGCGCCTTCGCGATCTAG